In Enterobacter cloacae, the following are encoded in one genomic region:
- the ndk gene encoding nucleoside diphosphate kinase, with protein MAIERTFSIIKPNAVAKNVIGSIFARFESAGFKIVGTKMLHLTVEQARGFYAEHEGRPFFDGLVEFMTSGPIVVSVLEGENAVQRHRDLLGATNPDNALAGTLRADYADSFTENGTHGSDSVESAAREIAFFFGEGEVCPRTR; from the coding sequence ATGGCTATTGAACGTACTTTTTCCATCATCAAACCAAACGCGGTGGCAAAAAACGTTATTGGCAGCATCTTTGCTCGTTTTGAATCAGCAGGGTTCAAGATTGTTGGCACCAAAATGCTGCACCTGACCGTTGAGCAGGCGCGCGGTTTCTACGCTGAGCACGAAGGCCGCCCATTCTTTGACGGCCTGGTAGAGTTCATGACCTCAGGCCCGATCGTTGTATCCGTACTGGAAGGCGAAAACGCAGTACAGCGTCACCGCGATCTGCTGGGTGCAACCAACCCGGATAACGCGCTGGCAGGTACTCTGCGCGCGGACTACGCAGACAGCTTCACCGAGAACGGTACCCACGGTTCTGACTCTGTTGAGTCTGCAGCTCGCGAAATCGCCTTCTTCTTCGGTGAAGGCGAAGTATGTCCACGTACCCGTTAA
- a CDS encoding penicillin-binding protein 1C — translation MLIARLIRSRWLWLAGALLIVWGLIFAADRLWPLPLKEVNPARVVVDEKGTPLWRFADSEGIWRYPVTIEEVSPRYLDALIQYEDRWFWDHPGVNPFAVLRAAWQDLTSGKVVSGGSTLTMQVARLLDPHPRTFGGKIRQLWRAMQLEWHLSKREILTLYLNRAPFGGTLQGIGAASWTYLGKPPSQLSYSEAALLAVLPQAPSRLRPDRWPERAEAARNKVLERMVTQGVWSASQVKESREESVWLAPRQMPQLAPLFSRMMLSKSRDTKIVTTLDAALQRQLEELAMNWKSRLPARSSLAMIVVDHTNMKVRGWVGSADINDDSRFSHVDMVSAIRSPGSVLKPFIYGMALDDGLIHPASLLQDVPRKTGDYRPGNFDSGFHGPVSMSEALVRSLNLPAVQVLEAYGPKRFAGMLSNAGLPLILPAGAQPNLSLILGGAGARLADITAAYSAFARHGNAGRLRLQPGDPLIERPLLSQGSAWIIRRILANEAQPLPDDALPQVAPLAWKTGTSYGYRDAWAVGLNARYVIGIWTGRPDGTPVAGQFGFASAVPLLNQVNNLLQSRSTLDEARLPRDPRPESVGRGVICWPGGQSLPEGSENCRRRLSTWLLEGSEPPTLLLPEQEGIRGIRFPVWLDKTGKRVAADCPDAAEKVLDVWPLPLEPWLPATERRAVRVPASSATCPPLSQDAPAPLMLTGVREGAVIKRLPGESRVSLPLQVTGNSGERWWFLNGEPLDVKGRVYTLQLDKSGDYQLLVMDEAGQVATVNFVLQ, via the coding sequence ATGCTGATTGCACGTCTGATACGCTCCCGCTGGCTGTGGCTGGCGGGAGCGCTTCTCATTGTATGGGGGCTTATCTTTGCCGCCGACCGCCTGTGGCCGCTACCTCTGAAAGAGGTTAACCCCGCGCGGGTGGTGGTCGATGAGAAGGGAACGCCACTCTGGCGTTTTGCCGACAGCGAAGGTATCTGGCGCTATCCGGTCACTATTGAAGAGGTATCTCCGCGCTACCTTGATGCCCTGATCCAGTACGAAGATCGCTGGTTCTGGGATCACCCTGGAGTGAACCCTTTTGCAGTGCTGCGTGCCGCCTGGCAGGATCTCACCTCCGGGAAGGTTGTGTCTGGCGGCAGTACGCTCACCATGCAGGTAGCTCGCCTGCTGGATCCACATCCGCGCACCTTTGGCGGCAAGATCCGTCAGCTCTGGCGGGCAATGCAGCTGGAGTGGCACCTCTCCAAGCGTGAGATCCTCACGCTTTATCTCAACCGGGCCCCGTTTGGTGGAACGCTACAGGGAATTGGTGCCGCGAGCTGGACGTACCTGGGCAAACCACCATCACAGCTGAGCTATTCTGAAGCCGCACTTCTCGCGGTATTGCCGCAAGCACCTAGCCGCTTGCGTCCTGACCGCTGGCCGGAACGTGCCGAAGCGGCACGCAATAAAGTGCTTGAGCGGATGGTGACGCAGGGTGTCTGGTCAGCCAGTCAGGTGAAAGAATCCCGTGAAGAGTCTGTATGGCTGGCACCACGGCAGATGCCGCAGCTGGCACCACTGTTTTCACGCATGATGCTCAGTAAAAGCCGCGATACAAAAATTGTCACCACGCTGGATGCCGCCCTGCAGCGGCAGCTTGAAGAGCTGGCCATGAACTGGAAATCCCGGTTACCGGCACGCAGTTCGCTGGCAATGATCGTGGTGGATCATACGAATATGAAAGTGCGTGGTTGGGTTGGCTCGGCCGACATCAACGATGACAGTCGTTTTAGCCATGTGGACATGGTTAGTGCGATCCGATCGCCTGGATCGGTGCTGAAACCGTTTATCTACGGTATGGCGCTGGACGATGGCCTGATCCACCCTGCTTCGTTACTTCAGGACGTGCCGAGAAAAACGGGGGATTATCGCCCGGGAAATTTTGACAGCGGGTTCCACGGGCCTGTCAGCATGAGTGAAGCGCTGGTTCGTTCCCTCAACCTGCCAGCCGTCCAGGTGCTGGAAGCGTACGGGCCAAAACGTTTTGCGGGGATGCTGAGCAACGCGGGACTGCCGTTGATCCTGCCTGCTGGTGCGCAGCCGAATTTATCGTTGATCCTGGGGGGCGCAGGCGCACGGCTGGCGGATATCACTGCCGCGTACAGCGCCTTTGCCCGACACGGTAACGCGGGAAGATTGCGCTTACAACCTGGCGATCCGCTGATCGAACGCCCGCTGTTGTCGCAAGGCTCGGCATGGATCATTCGTCGTATTCTGGCTAATGAGGCACAACCGCTGCCGGACGATGCACTGCCACAGGTTGCACCGCTGGCATGGAAAACGGGAACCAGCTATGGCTACCGTGATGCCTGGGCCGTCGGGCTTAATGCCCGCTATGTTATTGGTATCTGGACGGGGAGGCCGGACGGTACGCCAGTGGCCGGGCAGTTTGGTTTTGCGAGTGCTGTTCCGCTGTTGAACCAGGTGAATAATCTGCTTCAGTCGCGATCAACGTTAGATGAGGCGCGTCTGCCGCGTGACCCTCGCCCGGAAAGCGTGGGGCGGGGTGTTATCTGCTGGCCGGGCGGACAATCGCTGCCGGAAGGCAGTGAAAACTGTCGGCGTCGCCTGTCGACCTGGTTGCTGGAGGGCAGCGAACCTCCCACGCTTCTGCTGCCTGAGCAGGAAGGTATTCGTGGGATCCGTTTCCCCGTCTGGCTGGATAAGACGGGTAAGCGCGTCGCGGCAGACTGCCCGGACGCAGCCGAAAAAGTTCTGGATGTCTGGCCGCTGCCGCTCGAACCGTGGCTTCCAGCAACGGAGCGTCGTGCGGTGCGGGTTCCCGCCTCTTCTGCAACCTGCCCGCCACTGTCGCAGGATGCACCTGCGCCACTCATGTTGACGGGTGTGCGTGAAGGCGCGGTTATCAAACGTCTGCCTGGCGAGTCCCGTGTTTCACTCCCGCTGCAGGTGACCGGTAATAGCGGTGAACGATGGTGGTTTTTGAACGGTGAGCCACTGGATGTGAAAGGGCGGGTTTACACACTACAGCTTGATAAATCGGGTGATTATCAGTTACTGGTAATGGATGAGGCGGGGCAGGTGGCGACGGTGAATTTTGTGCTGCAGTAA
- a CDS encoding sulfurtransferase, which yields MSTSYFVATDWLIEHSDDPEVQIIDARMAPPGQEHRDVPGEYRAGHLPGAVFFDIEALSDHTSSLPHMLPRPEAFSVAMRELGVSRDKHLVVYDEGNLFSAPRAWWMLKNFGVEKVSILAGGLAGWKRDELPLQQGDVTLPEGDFDATFDANVVKRLTDVLVISHEKTAQIVDARPAPRFNAEADEPRPGLKRGHIPGALNVPWGDLVFEGELKTTDELHTIFDRQGVDLHRPIIASCGSGVTACVVILALATLGANDVTLYDGAWSEWGARDDLPVEPEPTR from the coding sequence ATGTCCACCTCATATTTTGTCGCCACCGACTGGCTGATTGAGCACAGTGACGACCCGGAAGTCCAGATTATTGATGCCCGGATGGCCCCTCCCGGGCAAGAGCACCGCGATGTTCCCGGCGAATACCGCGCAGGGCATCTGCCAGGTGCAGTGTTTTTTGATATCGAAGCCCTGTCCGACCACACCTCTTCTCTGCCACACATGTTGCCGCGCCCGGAAGCGTTTTCCGTGGCGATGCGCGAGCTTGGCGTTAGTCGTGACAAGCACCTGGTGGTCTACGACGAAGGTAACCTCTTCTCTGCGCCGCGTGCGTGGTGGATGCTGAAAAACTTCGGCGTCGAAAAAGTTTCAATTCTGGCGGGCGGTCTCGCAGGCTGGAAGCGCGACGAGCTGCCACTGCAACAAGGTGACGTGACGCTGCCTGAAGGGGATTTCGACGCAACGTTTGACGCAAACGTCGTGAAACGCCTGACCGATGTTCTGGTTATCAGTCATGAAAAAACGGCACAAATTGTCGATGCCCGCCCCGCACCACGTTTCAACGCCGAAGCCGATGAGCCTCGTCCTGGCCTGAAGCGTGGTCATATTCCGGGTGCGCTGAACGTACCGTGGGGCGATCTGGTGTTTGAGGGTGAACTGAAAACTACCGACGAGCTGCACACCATTTTTGACCGTCAGGGCGTCGATTTACATCGTCCGATTATTGCCAGCTGTGGATCTGGCGTGACGGCGTGCGTGGTGATTCTGGCGCTTGCAACCCTTGGCGCAAACGACGTGACGCTGTACGACGGAGCCTGGAGCGAATGGGGAGCCCGCGACGATCTGCCGGTTGAGCCTGAGCCTACCCGCTGA
- a CDS encoding enhanced serine sensitivity protein SseB, with protein MSETKNELETLLEQAATEPAHRPAFFRTLLESTVWVPGTAAEGEQVVEDSALDLLHWEKDDGTSVIPFFTSLEALQEAVEDEQAFVVMPVRTLFEMTLGATLFLNAKLPTGKEFTPREISHLIGEEGNPLSTQEVLEGGETLLLSEVAEPPAQMIDSLTTLFKTIKPVKRAFLCSIKERADEQPVLLIGIEADGDIEEIIQATGSVATDTLPGDEPIDICQVKKGEKGISHFITEHITPFYERRWGGFLRDLKTNRII; from the coding sequence ATGTCCGAAACCAAAAACGAATTAGAAACCCTGCTGGAACAGGCGGCGACCGAGCCCGCCCACCGTCCGGCATTTTTCCGCACGTTGCTGGAATCCACCGTCTGGGTGCCGGGAACCGCAGCAGAAGGTGAGCAGGTCGTTGAAGACAGTGCGCTGGATCTGCTCCACTGGGAGAAGGACGATGGCACTTCGGTGATCCCGTTCTTCACCTCTCTGGAAGCGCTGCAGGAAGCGGTGGAAGACGAACAGGCGTTCGTCGTCATGCCCGTTCGCACGTTATTTGAAATGACGCTGGGTGCAACGTTGTTCCTCAACGCCAAACTGCCGACCGGGAAAGAGTTCACGCCGCGTGAAATTAGCCATCTGATTGGCGAAGAAGGTAACCCGCTCAGCACGCAGGAAGTGCTGGAGGGGGGCGAGACGTTGCTGTTATCAGAAGTGGCAGAACCGCCTGCGCAGATGATTGACTCCCTGACCACGCTTTTCAAAACCATCAAGCCGGTGAAACGCGCGTTCCTTTGCTCCATTAAAGAGCGTGCGGACGAGCAGCCAGTGCTGCTGATTGGTATTGAAGCGGACGGTGATATCGAAGAGATCATTCAGGCGACGGGAAGCGTTGCCACCGATACGTTGCCGGGCGATGAGCCAATTGATATCTGTCAGGTGAAGAAAGGTGAGAAGGGCATCAGCCACTTTATTACCGAGCACATCACGCCGTTCTATGAGCGTCGCTGGGGCGGGTTCCTGCGCGATCTCAAAACCAACCGCATTATCTAA
- the pepB gene encoding peptidase B, with protein sequence MTEAMKITLSTQPADARWGEKATYSINNDGITLHLTGNDDLGLIQRAARKVDGLGIKHVLLDGEGWDTDRSWAFWAGYKGPKGTRKIEWANLDAAGQKELESRLTIIDWVRDTINAPAEELGPEQLAQRAVDLLCGVAGDKMSYRITKGEDLREQNYMGIHTVGRGSERPPVLLALDYNPTGDKEAPVFACLVGKGITFDTGGYSLKQSAFMDSMKSDMGGAATITGALAFAITRGLNKRVKLYLCCADNMVSGNAFKLGDIIRYRNGKNVEVMNTDAEGRLVLADGLIDASAQKPELIIDMATLTGAAKTALGNDYHALFSFDDKLAARLLASAAAENEPFWRLPLAEFHRSQLPSNFAELNNTASAAYPAGASTAAGFLSHFVENYHEGWLHIDCSATYRKAAVEQWSAGATGLGVRTVANLLTAE encoded by the coding sequence ATGACCGAAGCGATGAAGATTACGCTCTCTACACAGCCTGCGGATGCACGCTGGGGCGAAAAAGCCACTTACAGCATCAACAACGACGGTATTACCCTGCACCTGACTGGCAACGATGATTTGGGGCTGATCCAGCGCGCGGCGCGTAAAGTGGATGGCCTGGGTATTAAACATGTCCTGCTGGACGGTGAAGGCTGGGATACTGACCGCAGCTGGGCATTCTGGGCAGGTTACAAAGGCCCGAAAGGCACCCGTAAAATTGAGTGGGCGAACCTCGACGCTGCGGGCCAGAAAGAGCTGGAAAGCCGTCTGACCATTATCGACTGGGTGCGTGACACCATCAACGCCCCGGCGGAAGAGCTTGGTCCTGAGCAGCTGGCACAACGTGCCGTTGACCTGTTGTGCGGCGTGGCGGGCGATAAGATGTCTTACCGTATTACCAAAGGTGAAGACCTGCGCGAACAGAACTACATGGGGATCCACACCGTGGGCCGCGGTTCTGAACGTCCACCGGTGTTGCTGGCTCTCGATTACAACCCAACCGGTGATAAAGAAGCGCCGGTCTTTGCCTGCCTGGTCGGAAAGGGCATCACCTTCGATACCGGCGGTTACAGCCTGAAGCAGAGCGCATTCATGGACTCCATGAAGTCCGATATGGGCGGCGCGGCCACTATTACCGGTGCGCTGGCATTCGCCATCACCCGTGGTCTGAACAAACGCGTGAAGCTCTACCTGTGCTGTGCAGACAACATGGTCAGCGGTAATGCCTTCAAGCTGGGCGACATCATTCGCTACCGTAACGGTAAAAACGTCGAAGTGATGAATACCGATGCAGAAGGCCGCCTGGTACTGGCCGATGGCCTGATTGACGCGTCTGCGCAGAAGCCAGAGCTGATTATCGACATGGCAACCCTGACCGGTGCGGCGAAAACTGCGCTGGGTAACGACTACCACGCACTGTTCAGCTTTGACGACAAGCTGGCAGCCCGCCTGCTGGCGAGTGCCGCTGCGGAAAACGAACCGTTCTGGCGTCTGCCGCTGGCCGAGTTCCATCGTAGCCAGCTGCCGTCTAACTTTGCCGAGCTGAACAACACCGCAAGTGCAGCGTACCCGGCGGGTGCGAGCACTGCAGCAGGCTTCCTGTCTCACTTCGTAGAGAACTACCATGAAGGCTGGCTGCACATTGACTGCTCCGCAACGTACCGTAAAGCGGCGGTTGAGCAGTGGTCTGCGGGCGCGACCGGTCTGGGCGTACGTACCGTTGCGAACCTGCTGACGGCTGAGTAA
- a CDS encoding Fe-S assembly protein IscX, translating into MGLKWTDSREIGEALFDANPDLDPKTVRFTDMHQWICDLEDFDDDPNASNEKILEAILLVWLDEAN; encoded by the coding sequence ATGGGACTGAAGTGGACAGATAGCCGTGAAATCGGCGAAGCACTCTTTGATGCTAACCCGGATCTCGATCCGAAAACCGTACGATTCACCGACATGCATCAGTGGATTTGCGATCTGGAAGATTTTGATGATGATCCCAACGCATCCAATGAAAAAATTCTGGAGGCGATTCTGTTAGTCTGGTTAGATGAGGCTAACTAA
- a CDS encoding ferredoxin, 2Fe-2S type, ISC system has product MPKIVILPHADLCPDGAVLEAKTGETILDVALRNGIEVEHACEKSCACTTCHCIVREGFDSLAESTEDEDDMLDKAWGLEPDSRLSCQATVTDEDLVVEFPRYTINHAREH; this is encoded by the coding sequence ATGCCAAAGATTGTTATTTTGCCTCATGCGGACCTCTGTCCGGATGGTGCAGTTCTGGAAGCGAAGACCGGTGAAACCATCCTCGATGTTGCCCTGCGTAACGGTATCGAAGTGGAACACGCCTGTGAAAAATCCTGCGCCTGTACGACCTGCCACTGCATCGTGCGTGAAGGTTTCGACTCTCTCGCTGAGAGCACCGAAGACGAAGACGACATGCTGGATAAAGCATGGGGTCTGGAGCCAGACAGCCGCTTAAGCTGCCAGGCCACGGTGACCGATGAAGATCTGGTCGTGGAATTCCCACGCTACACCATCAACCACGCACGCGAGCATTAA
- the hscA gene encoding chaperone protein HscA: MALLQISEPGLSAAPHQRRLAVGIDLGTTNSLVATVRSGQAETLADEHGRHLLPSVVHYQQQGHVVGYDARANAARDPANTISSVKRMMGRSLADIQTRYPHLPYQLQASENGLPMMATAAGLLNPIRVSADILKALAARATATLGGDLDGVVITVPAYFDDAQRQGTKDAARLAGLHVLRLLNEPTAAAIAYGLDSGQEGVIAVYDLGGGTFDISILRLSRGVFEVLATGGDSALGGDDFDHLLADFIREQAGIADRSDARVQRELLDAAIDAKIALSDAQAVTVNVAGWQGEITREQFNDLITSLVKRTLLACRRALKDAGVEADDVLDVVMVGGSTRVPLVRERVGEFFGRTPLTSIDPDKVVAVGAAIQADILVGNKPDSEMLLLDVIPLSLGLETMGGLVEKVIPRNTTIPVARAQEFTTFKDGQTAMSIHVMQGERELVQDCRSLARFALRGIPALPAGGAHIRVTFQVDADGLLSVTAMEKSTGVESSIQVKPSYGLTDGEIASMIQDSMSYAEQDVKARMLAEQKVEAARVLESLNGALAADAALLSAAERQVIDDAAAHLSAVAEGNDADAIEEAIKNVDKQTQDFAARRMDKSVRVALKGQSVDEV, from the coding sequence ATGGCCTTATTACAAATTAGTGAGCCTGGCTTAAGTGCCGCACCGCACCAGCGTCGTCTGGCGGTGGGTATTGACCTGGGCACCACCAATTCCCTCGTGGCGACCGTGCGTAGCGGCCAGGCGGAAACGCTGGCTGACGAGCATGGCCGCCATCTGCTGCCTTCCGTGGTCCACTACCAACAGCAGGGTCACGTGGTTGGCTATGACGCACGCGCTAACGCTGCGCGCGATCCGGCTAATACCATCAGCTCTGTGAAGCGCATGATGGGCCGTTCTCTGGCCGATATTCAGACCCGTTATCCGCATCTGCCGTATCAACTGCAGGCAAGTGAAAATGGCCTGCCGATGATGGCAACGGCAGCCGGCCTGCTGAACCCAATCCGCGTCTCGGCAGACATCCTCAAGGCGCTGGCAGCGCGTGCTACGGCAACGCTCGGCGGCGATCTGGACGGTGTGGTGATCACCGTTCCGGCCTATTTCGATGATGCACAGCGTCAGGGTACCAAAGACGCGGCGCGTCTGGCGGGCCTGCACGTTCTGCGTCTGCTGAACGAACCGACGGCAGCCGCTATTGCCTACGGCCTCGACTCTGGTCAGGAAGGGGTGATTGCGGTTTACGATCTCGGCGGCGGGACTTTTGATATCTCTATTTTGCGCTTAAGCCGTGGCGTTTTTGAAGTGCTGGCCACCGGCGGAGATTCCGCGCTGGGTGGTGATGACTTCGACCATCTGCTGGCCGATTTCATTCGCGAGCAGGCGGGCATTGCCGATCGCAGCGATGCGCGTGTACAGCGTGAACTGCTGGATGCGGCTATCGACGCCAAAATTGCGCTCAGCGACGCGCAGGCTGTCACGGTTAACGTGGCGGGCTGGCAGGGTGAAATCACCCGTGAACAGTTTAATGACCTGATCACTTCTCTGGTAAAACGCACGCTGCTGGCCTGCCGTCGCGCACTGAAAGATGCGGGTGTTGAGGCAGACGACGTGCTGGACGTGGTTATGGTGGGTGGCTCTACCCGCGTGCCGCTGGTGCGTGAGCGCGTAGGTGAATTCTTTGGCCGCACGCCGCTGACCTCCATCGATCCGGACAAAGTGGTTGCCGTTGGCGCGGCTATCCAGGCCGATATTCTGGTCGGCAACAAACCAGACAGCGAAATGCTGCTGCTCGATGTGATCCCGCTCTCTCTGGGGCTGGAAACGATGGGCGGCCTGGTGGAGAAAGTGATCCCGCGTAATACCACCATTCCGGTGGCGCGTGCGCAGGAGTTCACCACCTTTAAAGATGGTCAGACCGCGATGTCCATCCACGTGATGCAGGGCGAACGCGAACTGGTGCAGGACTGCCGTTCACTGGCACGCTTTGCGTTGCGCGGTATTCCGGCACTGCCAGCGGGCGGGGCGCATATTCGCGTCACCTTCCAGGTGGATGCGGACGGCCTGCTGAGCGTCACGGCGATGGAAAAATCGACCGGCGTTGAATCGTCCATCCAGGTGAAACCGTCTTACGGTCTGACCGATGGCGAAATCGCCTCCATGATTCAGGATTCAATGAGCTACGCCGAACAGGATGTGAAGGCGCGCATGCTGGCTGAACAAAAAGTGGAAGCCGCTCGCGTGCTGGAAAGCCTGAACGGTGCGCTCGCTGCTGATGCCGCGCTGCTCAGCGCCGCTGAGCGTCAGGTCATTGACGATGCCGCCGCGCACTTAAGCGCAGTGGCGGAAGGCAATGACGCTGACGCAATAGAAGAAGCCATTAAAAACGTTGATAAACAAACCCAGGACTTTGCTGCTCGCCGCATGGACAAATCTGTCCGCGTCGCGCTGAAAGGCCAGTCCGTGGACGAGGTTTAA
- the hscB gene encoding co-chaperone protein HscB: MDYFTLFGLPAQYPIDLQALTIRFQDLQRQYHPDKFASGTQSEQLAAVSQSATINQAWQTLRHPLTRAEYLLSLHGFDLASEQHTVRDTAFLMEQLELREELDEIEQAKDEARLESFIKRVKVMFDSRHQLMVAQLNDETWDVAADTVRKLRFLDKLRSSAEQFEEKLLDF, encoded by the coding sequence ATGGATTACTTCACTCTCTTCGGACTACCCGCTCAATACCCGATTGATCTCCAGGCGCTGACGATCCGTTTTCAGGATCTGCAACGTCAGTATCATCCGGACAAATTCGCCAGTGGTACTCAGTCAGAGCAATTGGCTGCGGTTTCACAATCTGCGACCATCAACCAGGCCTGGCAGACGCTGCGCCACCCGCTGACGCGCGCAGAATATCTGCTTTCGCTCCACGGTTTTGACCTGGCGAGCGAACAGCACACCGTGCGCGATACGGCGTTTTTGATGGAACAGCTGGAACTGCGTGAAGAGCTGGATGAGATTGAACAGGCTAAAGACGAAGCGCGTCTGGAAAGCTTCATCAAACGCGTGAAGGTCATGTTCGATTCCCGCCATCAGCTGATGGTGGCGCAACTGAACGACGAGACCTGGGATGTGGCGGCAGACACTGTGCGCAAACTCCGTTTTCTCGATAAACTGCGAAGCAGTGCGGAACAATTCGAAGAAAAGCTGCTCGATTTTTAA
- the iscA gene encoding iron-binding protein IscA, with protein sequence MSITLSDSAAARVSSFLANRGKGFGLRLGVRTSGCSGMAYVLEFVDEPASDDTVFEDKGVKVVVDGKSLQFLNGTQLDFVKEGLNEGFKFTNPNVKDECGCGESFHV encoded by the coding sequence ATGTCGATTACCCTTAGCGACAGCGCTGCCGCGCGAGTAAGCTCTTTTCTGGCGAACCGTGGTAAAGGCTTTGGCCTGCGACTGGGCGTACGTACCTCCGGCTGTTCTGGTATGGCTTACGTACTGGAGTTTGTTGATGAACCGGCGTCTGACGACACCGTGTTTGAAGACAAGGGCGTGAAGGTGGTGGTCGATGGCAAAAGCCTGCAATTCCTCAACGGCACTCAGCTGGACTTTGTAAAAGAAGGCCTGAACGAAGGGTTCAAATTCACGAACCCGAACGTCAAAGACGAGTGTGGTTGCGGCGAAAGCTTCCACGTTTAA
- the iscU gene encoding iron-sulfur cluster assembly scaffold protein IscU, whose protein sequence is MAYSEKVIDHYENPRNVGSFDNSDESVGSGMVGAPACGDVMKLQIKVNNEGIIEDARFKTYGCGSAIASSSLVTEWVKGKSLDEAQAIKNTDIAEELELPPVKIHCSILAEDAIKAAIADYKSKREAK, encoded by the coding sequence ATGGCATACAGCGAAAAAGTCATCGATCATTACGAGAACCCGCGCAACGTTGGCTCTTTTGACAACAGCGATGAATCTGTCGGTAGCGGCATGGTCGGTGCACCGGCGTGCGGCGACGTGATGAAGTTGCAGATTAAAGTCAACAATGAAGGTATCATTGAAGACGCGCGCTTCAAGACCTACGGCTGCGGTTCTGCTATCGCTTCCAGCTCCCTGGTAACCGAATGGGTAAAGGGCAAATCTCTGGACGAAGCACAGGCAATCAAGAACACGGACATTGCTGAAGAACTCGAACTGCCACCGGTGAAAATTCACTGCTCTATCCTGGCAGAAGACGCGATCAAAGCCGCTATTGCGGATTATAAAAGCAAACGTGAAGCAAAATAA
- the iscS gene encoding cysteine desulfurase IscS: MKLPIYLDYSATTPVDPRVAEKMMQCLTLDGNFGNPASRSHRFGWHAEEAVDIARNQIADLVGADPREIVFTSGATESDNLAIKGAANFYQKKGKHVITSKTEHKAVLDTCRQLEREGYEVTYLAPQSNGIIDLKELEAAMRDDTILVSIMHVNNEIGVVQDIATIGEMCRARGIIYHVDATQSVGKLPIDLSQLKVDLMSFSGHKIYGPKGIGALYVRRKPRIRIEAQMHGGGHERGMRSGTLPVHQIVGMGEAYRIAKEEMETEMARLRTLRNRLWDGVKDMEEVYLNGSLEQGAPNILNVSFNYVEGESLIMALKDLAVSSGSACTSASLEPSYVLRALGMTDELAHSSIRFSLGRFTTEEEIDYTIKLVRNSIGRLRDLSPLWEMFKQGVDLNSIEWSHH, from the coding sequence ATGAAATTACCTATCTATCTCGATTACTCCGCAACCACGCCGGTGGACCCGCGTGTTGCCGAGAAAATGATGCAGTGTCTGACCCTGGACGGAAACTTTGGTAACCCAGCTTCCCGTTCACACCGTTTTGGCTGGCATGCTGAAGAGGCGGTCGATATCGCCCGTAATCAGATTGCTGACCTGGTGGGTGCCGACCCGCGTGAAATTGTTTTCACCTCCGGTGCGACCGAATCCGACAACCTGGCGATCAAAGGTGCAGCCAACTTTTATCAGAAAAAAGGCAAGCACGTCATCACCAGCAAAACCGAACATAAAGCCGTGCTGGATACCTGCCGCCAGCTGGAGCGTGAAGGGTACGAAGTGACCTATCTGGCTCCGCAGAGCAACGGGATCATCGACCTGAAAGAGCTCGAAGCGGCGATGCGCGATGACACCATCCTGGTTTCCATCATGCACGTGAACAACGAAATCGGCGTCGTACAGGATATCGCGACCATTGGCGAAATGTGCCGTGCGCGCGGCATCATCTATCACGTGGATGCGACCCAGAGCGTGGGCAAACTGCCTATCGACCTGAGCCAGCTGAAAGTGGATCTGATGTCCTTCTCCGGCCACAAAATCTATGGCCCGAAAGGCATCGGTGCGCTGTACGTGCGTCGTAAGCCACGTATCCGCATCGAAGCACAGATGCACGGCGGTGGTCACGAGCGCGGCATGCGTTCAGGTACTCTGCCTGTTCACCAGATCGTGGGTATGGGTGAAGCGTACCGCATTGCGAAAGAAGAGATGGAAACCGAGATGGCGCGCCTGCGCACATTGCGTAACCGTCTGTGGGACGGCGTGAAAGATATGGAAGAAGTGTATCTGAACGGCTCCCTCGAGCAGGGCGCTCCAAACATCCTCAACGTCAGCTTCAACTATGTTGAAGGTGAGTCGCTGATCATGGCGCTGAAAGACCTGGCGGTTTCTTCCGGTTCTGCCTGTACGTCTGCAAGCCTGGAGCCATCCTACGTGCTGCGTGCACTGGGTATGACCGACGAGCTGGCACACAGCTCTATCCGTTTCTCTTTAGGTCGTTTCACTACCGAAGAAGAGATTGACTACACCATCAAGCTGGTTCGCAACTCCATTGGTCGTCTGCGCGATCTTTCTCCACTGTGGGAAATGTTCAAACAGGGCGTGGATCTGAACAGCATTGAATGGTCACATCACTAA